One segment of Brassica napus cultivar Da-Ae chromosome C3, Da-Ae, whole genome shotgun sequence DNA contains the following:
- the LOC106375021 gene encoding 60S ribosomal protein L18a-like protein isoform X2 → MNENVEEQKKGKYVLIRDGGDEEGNELGGLFYKPLPCFGLGIGWLSFLLGFFFPFAWYFATFLYLTNYYRRDPRERSGLAASAIAALIFTVALLITVLVLVFSGR, encoded by the exons ATGAATGAGA ATGTAGAGGAACAAAAGAAAGGAAAGTATGTTCTGATCCGTGATGGTGGTGATGAGGAGGGCAATGAGTTAGGAGGACTCTTCTATAAGCCTCTTCCTTGCTTTGGTCTTGGAATCGGATGGCTCTC GTTTCTTCTTGGGTTCTTCTTCCCGTTTGCGTGGTACTTTGCCACATTTCTATACCTCACTAACTATTACCGTAGGGATCCACGTGAGAGATCTGGTCTTGCTGCCTCTGCTATTGCt GCTTTGATATTCACCGTTGCACTGCTGATCACCGTGCTTGTTCTTGTTTTCTCGGGTCGCTAG
- the LOC106375021 gene encoding 60S ribosomal protein L18a-like protein isoform X1 → MNETDVEEQKKGKYVLIRDGGDEEGNELGGLFYKPLPCFGLGIGWLSFLLGFFFPFAWYFATFLYLTNYYRRDPRERSGLAASAIAALIFTVALLITVLVLVFSGR, encoded by the exons ATGAATGAGA CAGATGTAGAGGAACAAAAGAAAGGAAAGTATGTTCTGATCCGTGATGGTGGTGATGAGGAGGGCAATGAGTTAGGAGGACTCTTCTATAAGCCTCTTCCTTGCTTTGGTCTTGGAATCGGATGGCTCTC GTTTCTTCTTGGGTTCTTCTTCCCGTTTGCGTGGTACTTTGCCACATTTCTATACCTCACTAACTATTACCGTAGGGATCCACGTGAGAGATCTGGTCTTGCTGCCTCTGCTATTGCt GCTTTGATATTCACCGTTGCACTGCTGATCACCGTGCTTGTTCTTGTTTTCTCGGGTCGCTAG
- the LOC106378548 gene encoding leucine-rich repeat extensin-like protein 3: protein MAFLDSVLRHWSLLHILFLSLSLCFLLVRSQEPPFFAQPPPPPPPPPPPPPPPPPPPPPPPPPSSAPPPLVNVTDIFPPPPVAETIVPLPSPAPQQQPPQPRSESLPPPPEPRRFGSPDEPKRGGLNKGETVGLVFAGLAAMLQVLVVVFLVLKRRQLLQLKETQ from the coding sequence ATGGCTTTTCTTGATTCTGTGTTGAGACATTGGAGCCTCCTCCACATTTTGTTTCTCTCCCTATCTTTATGTTTCCTCCTCGTCAGATCACAAGAACCACCTTTCTTTGCACaacctccaccaccacctccaccacctcctccacctccaccaccaccaccaccacctcctccgccaccaccaccgcctTCTTCTGCACCTCCACCACTTGTCAATGTGACAGACATTTTTCCACCACCTCCAGTAGCAGAGACAATTGTGCCTCTGCCTTCACCTGCTCCTCAACAGCAGCCTCCGCAGCCCAGGTCAGAATCCCTTCCACCGCCTCCTGAGCCACGGAGGTTTGGATCACCAGATGAACCAAAGAGAGGTGGATTAAACAAAGGGGAGACGGTGGGACTAGTCTTTGCAGGGTTAGCAGCAATGTTGCAGGTCTTGGTTGTTGTCTTCTTGGTTCTCAAAAGAAGACAACTTCTCCAGCTCAAAGAAACTCAATGA